The Aedes albopictus strain Foshan chromosome 2, AalbF5, whole genome shotgun sequence region CTCTGGTACCAGGAACCGGACCGCACCAAATCGTGGGAAAACACCCTGAACGGTGACCAGCTTTTACAAAGTCGAGAGTTTTGGAGTCTGTACAATCACATCAAGAGCCCGGCCGACGACATCAAGGTCGGTAGCGATTACTCTTTGTTCAAGAAGGACATCCGTCCGATGCGGGAAGACGATAGCAACAAGCGCCGCGGCTGGTGGATGTGCCACGGTCGCAACGTCAGGAGCTGGACAAGTACTGGCTAGATACGATTCTGTGTCTCATCGAAGAGGCATTCGTAAGGCAATAGTAAGTTTTCAACGATAAAaggtaaatattttttatttacgtATACAATACTTTATTTTTTCGATCATTACATTCCATCCAAATTCAAAATCTGGTAGAATAACTGTCTTTCAAATGCTATCATAACAATAATATAATGCAAATATAACACAACCAGTTCTGGGGGCTAAGAGGAGGGTTATCAGAGCCGCCGTTCGATACATTATATATGGttggaagagtggagatgccaacttcccTTTAAAACCATTATGTAAAGAATGGTGAACTCTTCTtcttcacattcattggggcatcctccaatgcgatggcttgcactatatataattgtgtgatcttgattttaaaaaaatcaagttgagtataattataatgttttgcttgatcgAATCACATTGGGTGGACAGCccactgctatcgggcttagtactgtgctacaatgaatggagaactatcatcatcatcatcatcatacatctattaaaaataccttttggtaacatttcagtcgaaaaggtgctcaattgccattaccgcaacattaggtactaccacaacgatgggaacaattaccctactgcTAGCTGGCGTCGTACGGCTGATTCCGGATTCCACACCCGCATAGTGAAAAACTGTTTGACTCACATTCCAAACAATACAATTCCTCTTTCTGTAACAGTTACTGTATCTGAATCAGTAGCTTTAATGTTGAATAGTGTGAGCCAGAATATTTTCAACCATTGCGTACAGTCGTATTACTGCTTACCAAATGGTCACAGTGTGTTATACCTTCTGGACATTGTTAAATAGTATGGGAACAAAAACTCGTAATTATAAACTACAACAAACAGTTCATTTGAGGAACAGTTACAGTATGGTGCAATATTATGTTACACTATTTTATTGTTGCCGATGAAATGCTGTAACTGTAAACAATAATTAATAATTTATTTGAGAAACAGTAACAGTATGGGGTAGTATTATGCTACATTCACCAGTATGGCTAACTGTAATTAAATTCTAGTGGAACGCATTCAAGCCGATGTACATTGTCTCGTTCAACTTGATCAAAACCTCGGTTTAACATTTCCCTCGATAGCATGTGAGTGAAGTTATAGAATAgggttgaaaaaataaaaatgtttaaatagCACAAATATTTATTATTTCCATAAATTATACATAAAAAACATTTAACATTCTGTCCTTAATCTATATGCAGTTTATATTGTATCTTACTCAGATATATCCTATCACAAATCTGCATTTTTATGTGTTTCGTTAGGCTCGTGTTAATATTTACAAGATATTTTTCTGGCAAAATCTTTGCTTCACAATGATGATCATTTATCGTTTCTGTTACTATTGAATTAAACAAGAAGTATGTTCCTGATCTATCAGTTAAAATGGTATGGATTTCTCCGAACAAAACATCCGAGTTTTCGTACAATGAAAAATAACAATCATTATGCTGCCCTTTTTTATGCTTGGAATTTTTCTCATTGTTAATTTTCGGTTTAAAAATGCGACCGTTGAACTTGAGTGAACTCTGCTTTTCAAATATGCGATTATCGCCATATTTGTTGATAAAACTATTATCTAAATAAAAGACACCTGCTTTATGTTCTGTCGAAAATAGTTGTACTCTACTCAACTTATCCCAAAAAGCTTTCACAGTAGGTTTCATAAAGTTAATCTCAGCATTATTTCGAATATGTGACATAACACACCTGTTCGCAATCTGAATTATTGGCTCTTTTGGACCTTTCACATATTTCTTAACAACGCCATTAACATCTTCAAATACGAAAAGAGAAAACGCCCACAACGGGCCGTAGTCTCTTGAGCAATCAACTATATGCGTTACAAGATGTATATTATAAGTCATTTCCTCAATGCCATACAGCTGTTGGAACCTTTCAATGAACTCGTCTAACATTTTTTCACTTcttacaaaagtttcttcagatatttcatcTTGTAGTAGAAAAGTAATCGAGCTCACAAGCAGGTAATAGTGATCATAGTAATCTTTTGGCAAAAAATGTCTAAGACAAACCGGGCTGTAATGGAGAAGCCATTGTAGCCACTCATTCGCTTTCCATGAATGTCTATCCGTAATTTTTCTAGCTTTTCTCGAAGATTCAACAAATGCATCCATGGAGGTTAACATATTGTCTATGCAAGTGATTTTATCCTTGATATAACTAGGGCTGCTAGGAGTTTCAAACCATATGCGACTTAATTGACGGCACACTCCGAGAAGGATGCAATGCATATAGTCAACGGGACAATTGCGGATTACATCAAACTGAGGAATTCTTATTAATGGCGATATTCCCTTTACACCGTTTACAGGAACACCGCGCGAGCTGCTAACGGCCATTGCTCGTAAAGTATCTTCTGTGTTACGTTTTGGAATATTGCTTTTGTAACCATATCTTATTTGCTTTTTAATAATATCACCAGGGTGAAGGCAAAAGCTACAGGCATCATAACCGTTGAATTGCTTAAAGTTCTGAACTTTACATCTTGCTTTTGTATCCACACAACACGCGATCATGTGAACTTTTTCTACTAAATTTGAACCAATGTTAAGCCCATTAAAATTCAGCAAGTTGAGCATTTCACTGAGTGGTTTTAAAAATACGTCAAGATTCGGTTCACCATCATGCAACCATAGACCAGGTATGaggatattttttctttattgttttattggggacacttctggttttcaactcaaacatgccgtgcgacaaatcaatcttcatgatttcaaaagactgagtcagaaacgatagactaaaatccgtatcaactaatatggccaccccggaccaattagcataggttccacgggggtgtcatcggggacatttcaggtttgcaagcaaaacatgccgtgcgacgtatctatcttcatgatttcaagagaatggggcagaaaaaattgaCTTATATATGCGGTCGCTCCAGAacacacctggaacaggttccgcgggggcctctcaaacacagaAACAcaaaaaataatcacttttagtaatttggcaaaacagactcctcccccaccccctgaccccagtacaatccggaatatctccggaatggttccggatatcacATGGCCACTtcagtataataaacttgcaccaatttatgatcaattgagggcgacttcataaAGCCAGCATTTTAAAAATGCGTTGCCGggagtcgggtacgtgaaggttgaaCGACAAGCAGCGAATAATCGACAAGGTAACTACATTATTGCGAGCATTATTGCTTAGACTACTTTTCAGCACCCAGACGGCTAACGAAATATCATAGACTCATTCCAAGATCTGAAAATACCGAAGACAATGAATGAAAGAGACTACTAGTTTCCCTTCCCTGTAAGGTCTTGGCCtacgccggtattgatccaaaatctATAAGctacttaaattgcactttgagaatgagTGAATTGCCCCTTATTCAGTTAGATCCCAGTGCAATTCATACCAGTTCATATCAATCATAGTAAGGCTAATTGACATGGGTAGACTTGCAAATTGACTGGATatacttgatccctttttcttaatttgcctgtaactttatgGAAAACATAAAACTAGAATTTCGtatagaatggcaggtaaacatctattgcaagttcataaacaacAAAAGTACTttgaattattgttaaagttatgatgtatttttaaaaaatgggtgacacttgatccccttttCAGCACACGGTTCatataaagggaaaataactccagaggcTTCCCTCctcctctcttcttggcgtaacgtcctcactgggacaaagcctgcttctcagcttagtgttcaatgagcacttccacagtttttaactgagagcttcctctgccaatgaccattttgcatgtgtatatcgtgtggcaggcacgaagatactctatgcccaaggaagtcaaggaaatttcctttacgaaaagatcctggaccgaccaggaatcgaacccgtcaccctcagcatggtcatgctgaatacccgtgcgtttaccgcctcggctatatgggcccctattcattttattttcaagtttttttttgtattttttatgaatACACCATTTAAAATGTAAGATTTCcatatttttaaggatatgccgtattttgaaaataggGAGACCTGATCCCCATTTCgtggtttgtactaaaataataattatctgacatatTTTATCATTGACTTACTAGAATTccatacgtttgatagtattttgttTGAAGTTGTGAaattgacacgatttggttcaattttcatagagttattgaaatttttcagaatctcagaattccgagaaaatatggggggaacaagtttcttcaggaatcaagtctcctcagtctcccctacagtcaGTCCAAGCTAAGCTGAGCTaagattattccaagaattttttccaggttttttagaTCATTACAGCATTAACACTTTCTCTTCTCTGTGAATCCAGCTAGAGGCCGCAGTCCAACATGCAGAGCGTAACTCGGCGGGTGAAAGCTCCCAAAATCTAAACAGAGTGATTCGTACAGATGAATCCCAAGATCTGCTTGCAACGGTGGCAGGACCTTCAAAAAGGCAGCGCGCTTCAAACACCTGCTCATTTGGAATGCAATCATCAAAGGAATCGACTCGCCAAGCAATGTCACAGTACGTTTCCAAGACAAGTGGACTTAATTCGGTTATGGTCGAAACAGTCCAATCGTATAGTGAAGGACAGCGTTACGCATCGCAGGTGGTATTACCTAAGGATAATAAAGATCTATTTGAACCACTGCGTAAAGTGGTATCAGGATCAAACTCTCAGTACGTGCCCAAGAACAGTGAATCATTGCCAAGACAAGTTGTGGTTGAGAATGATCATCCGTGCTGTGACATGCTTCCCAAAGACTCGCAGGACTTATTGGATATCGAATCACAATTGGAAAATGCTGATGATACTCAAGGCCTGGTGGGAATACCCAAGGAAACGCCACACGAGGTGACGCAGCGATTTTCAAAAAACGATTGTGCTTCCAACGATCACTCTCTTGAAATGCGTCCGCCTCCGCTTCTTATGGCGAACTCCCAATACGTTTCCAATGAACCCAATATCACAACAGTTCATATGGAAATTTTGAAGACCGATGTTGAGACCGGTGGTGCTGGAAACATTACGGTCGGAATCGATCAACTGAGTGACTCTCAGGAGATATTGGACTTTGAGAATATGACTCAATATGACTGTCCACAAGGAACAAAAGATCGCAGCCCTCTGGCCGCAAGAGATGAGAATCAATTGAATTCTTCGATCCATGACTTGAGCGGCCAAGGTGCTGCCCTCGGTTCTACCGACAACGACGTTCCAAATTGGGAAGCTAAGTACAAGCAACTGGAAAAACAATACAAAGAATTATCTGAAAAGCACAAGAAGTGCAAGCAGAAGTTTGCTAAGTTGGAGGCCGATAAGCTCACTGCTGATGACTACAGCTTGCGTTTGGGGAAAGAAATGATGCAGCTTAAAGATAAACAGATGATCAAAACGGTACGTATGGTTCAAATGAAAACCCATTACTAGTACAACATgtataagggccgatttcttcacctcgtcTTAACCGGTAAGCAAGTCTTACCCAtatacgaatgagtgtaatcagttttgtaccttttaattccgccctaattgcttatcctttgacatatatacgtatttcgactaccacttgtaatcttcctcagtgtcagcaaTTAGGGCATAATTAAAAGGCACAAAGctgattgcactcattcgaatagggtattcttagaaggttcgaaaagtcggtacaagatcttaCCCATGTAGTTAAAATTGATTTAACGCTTAAGTCAAGGTGAAAAAATCGACCCTAGGGGCTTAatcgttaaaccaggtttaaataTATGGATTAgtctggcttaccggttaagccatgGAATTATCTTTTAATTGTCCCACCTCGAATTTGTGCGCCAAAGCCATTTGATAATGTTGTTACAAATTGCTACTTTTCTTGAATTTTTAGGCACATTTCACAGAGGAAGAAGGAATACCTGTTACGGTTGCTGAGCTGGAAGAGCTGAACAGCCGTGCCGATACCGACAGCTTGTTTGTCGGGTTGTTAGCCACCAGAGCGATTGGAGCAGAAAAACTTGCGAAAATGAGTGTCACAGGGCAGGCCTGCCATCGGTTCTCAAAGGCAAAGTATCCGGATGGGACACCTAGATATCCGGCAGCAGAAGGAATCGACCCCAAAATCATAGAATTTTTATGCAGTAAGACTACCATAAGCTCTATTAAATGAGGACCGATAATAAAACTCTTTTTCTTCTCAGACAAGGTTGCAGAACGTACAGCGATAAAAATTGGGCCCGAAAATCTGGCAACCATCCGAAAGCGCTCGGAGCTAGCAGTGGTGAAGAAATACGTTGGACAGAAGATCGCAAACCTGAAGAAAGCAGCCGAGGTCCGAAATGCTCGAACGCAAGACAGTGGAAACATTCGTTTGTGAGCCTCTTTTATGAAAATGATCGTCGTTTTAAAACTCAGCATCAGAATTTGAATAAACTCGTTTTTACAAACTAGAATCTGCTATCTTATGTATTAAATAAGAAACAATGAAACAATGAGTTCGTGTATCGCAAACTTACTTTAGACAAGATCAATTTTAATGATGTTATTTATTTTCATACTGTATATGTTCCTTATGAAGTAAGATTTTTCTACGCGATTTCACTTGTTTCATTGATTCTTACTTGATTTGTTCCTTATTTCTTTCTTACGGCCGTGCTTAGGGTACAAGACTACAAGGAGAGCGACACTATCTTTGCCAAGTCGAACCCCCCAAAGAAGCCGAAAAAAGACGAAACCCCCCAGTAAAACTCGCAAAAGTGTTGCGGGATTTAccggttttttttcttcttttcggtttttttgggacatttcggcttggcaaaactagtacaCGTGTTGCTTTCCCAGTTACGGTTCTAATACAAAATAACTGTACAATATAGTGTTCATAACTATATGTCTACAATACGATTTACAGTGATTCTACTGTGAATAACTATAAATCACTAGTTCTGCATACGTTATTTGTTTTTCTTTAGAACTTACAGTTAAACAGTTTTCCAACCACTTGCTATGCAGTtaattgtctgaaaaactggataataaaTTGACAGTATCCTTTACTGTCTCGTGAAAAATTTGTTCGGAAAAATGaaggattttttatggtaacctaacttaaccgcctattccacatactgttatttggcggattaccatttgccAAACAGGCAAATCTATACATAgtatggttatcttactgttatccccgatagtctgagaaatggttaaGTGACAATTGCAaatagtcatctacagtatgagaaacgttgtaTTTACAGTTAGTGATTATGCGGGCACTCACGCCCCGATCACTATATTTCAACTACCGGATCGCTTCcagccatttcattttttttatatcaaaaatagttcGCGTAAAACGAGGTTCGCGAAAATAAGAAACGGAAGAAACACACATCAACACCCAAGAAATTACGAAACTGTACTCGAAGAAACATAACACGCGAAATTACGAAACTCGACTCAAAGAAATCGACGCGGACACCGTGGTCTACCTACCACTGAATCGTACAGTAATCTTAATCTTTCTAAAAAGGAGatgcttcgccgttttgatcgctgcttgtaaatctgaaacagaaaatagtattaaatggtgatacgtTCTCaacagtaatatttttttttgtaaattgttttatTTACACATAGGACAAATTTACCTGCATCCCTCTAAAACAAacggtaggggagactggggagacttgatccctttttcttaatttacctgaaactttgagaaaaaacacaaaactagatccgatttccgtacaaaatggcaggtaaacatctattgcaagtttatacactacaggaggcctttaaattattgttaaagttttcaaaactgtgtttttatggaggcatgtcttatgatgtatttttcaaaaatgggtgacacttgatccccctttgagcacatggtttatttaaagggaaaataattccagagtgaATAGGAACATTTTCTTaacgagttttcttgtattttcgatgaatatgaagtgtttgaaattgtaagatttccttaaatttttaaggatgtgCCGGATTttaaaaatggggagacttgatcccccttttcttggtttgtactcaagttataattatctgacacattttatcgttgaatagactagaattccaagtaaatagaggcttccgaatagaattttatttttcacatgtataatgtgtgtgtaatcctcgagggatcaagtctccccatgtcactgttgtgtatactaagctgaattaattaaaatatgttaacaacagccttatttggataaataagtttaaaagtattttatttaaactatgtgctgtgaaattttgacaccatttggttcaattttcccgaagttattgagatttttcggaatcgcctaaaagatttctgaagggctgaatacaaaccatcagccgttaaaaaataatgcaatgtacaatcgaaatcacttgtaggcAAAACATAGTcctttgtccaggagtagttttggaaaacatatgctagaagaaaaatgtttttgattccgagcaaatatggggggaacaagtctccccagggatcaagtctcctcagtctcccctatattaGCAGTAAAAAACAAAtaacaaaaatagaataaaaacaattgataaataaaaaacagtaaaaaagtaaaccaaatcttgatcctgcatttaaattaaccagactgaaaaatagcaagattaaaatttggtatggtatggtagatcttacgccgtaacgcaccattccaaggtgatctactcaCGTTACGGGTAGGTCTAGGGgtaggtcaattatcttgctaacacgtcataaactaaatgccttggggtatatcctcgaaatatactcacgaaattgcaaaaaaatctattgaaaaccaatttttcatctacctcggctaaacgaatgtctaggcaaaaaaatacatttgaagagtttttaccctcgtttttgtttcagtgtattgtGCGATCGAATACAACTATTTGGTACCTTTTGGTACGCATGTACGGTAGTTTTGAAATGCTTGAAAGAGATAAGATCACAGTAGTCCAGAAATATATGGGAGTTTGTTTTGGTTCACAATTCAAAGAGCTAGACGTGTTTTTATTTATGTCGTCCGAGCTTCCGACATAGTCCGACATTACATTTGACGATCGAGGATGAAGTTTCTAGTGTAAAGTGATGAAAAGATTGTAAATGTAGTGTAGTGTTTTTAAAGACGAAGGAAGTACTTGATAGTAGGAGCTATGGCTAGAACTATGGTGAAAATTTGTGAGTATGG contains the following coding sequences:
- the LOC109415010 gene encoding uncharacterized protein LOC109415010 encodes the protein MQSSKESTRQAMSQYVSKTSGLNSVMVETVQSYSEGQRYASQVVLPKDNKDLFEPLRKVVSGSNSQYVPKNSESLPRQVVVENDHPCCDMLPKDSQDLLDIESQLENADDTQGLVGIPKETPHEVTQRFSKNDCASNDHSLEMRPPPLLMANSQYVSNEPNITTVHMEILKTDVETGGAGNITVGIDQLSDSQEILDFENMTQYDCPQGTKDRSPLAARDENQLNSSIHDLSGQGAALGSTDNDVPNWEAKYKQLEKQYKELSEKHKKCKQKFAKLEADKLTADDYSLRLGKEMMQLKDKQMIKTAHFTEEEGIPVTVAELEELNSRADTDSLFVGLLATRAIGAEKLAKMSVTGQACHRFSKAKYPDGTPRYPAAEGIDPKIIEFLCNKVAERTAIKIGPENLATIRKRSELAVVKKYVGQKIANLKKAAEVRNARTQDSGNIRL